TGCCAACCCACCATCGCGTCCACGAACACGCCGTTCACGGAGTTGTAGTCCGCCAGCTCGTACACCACGCCCTTCTGCAATGTCAGACGCGCGTAGAGGTCCGGGCTGAAGTGGTAGCGCAGCTGCGCGTAGCCGGAGAAGCTGTGGCCGTCACCGGAGGTGCCGAAGAGGTCGCTGTTCTCCGGCACGTCGAAGTTGCGTGTGTAGAAGCCGCTGAGCTTGGCGACGAAGTGTCGCCCCAGCTTCATGTTGACCGCGCCGTTGAGGCCGCGAATCTGGCCGCCCAGGAACCGGCCGCCAATGGCCGTCAGCGTGTAGTTCTGCCAGTCGTGGGGGAACAGCGTGAAGCCGAACGTGCCGAAGCGGTCTCGGAACCCCAGGTTGTCGTCATAGACGCCGTCGAAGATGAGCGCGAAGTCGTGGTGCAGGTACGGCTGGACGTTGAGCCGCTGACGCCAGCGCGTGCGCTGGTGTTCGTGATTGCGGCGCCACAGCGTGTCCCACGTCACGTCCAGGCGGGGCAGGAAGCGCCACTTGGGGAACGGGTTCAGGAACAGGCGCGAGTTGTAGCCCTGCTTGTCGACGACGGGCGTCCAGCCCAGCGGGTTCGCGTAGTTCTTCCCGATGTCCTCGAACTGCAACCAGAACTCCGACAGCGTGTCGAAGCGGTGCAGGCCCACGTGGTACGCGTCCGAGTCGTCGTTGCCCAGCGGGCTCCAGCTCTTGAGCGCCTGCGCCTGGATGAAGAACTCCTCGAAGAGGTGGAAGTTGCCGTCCACGCCCACCGTCTGGAAGTCGGAGTCCCCGAAGATGCCGCCCCGGCCGCTGCGGTTGAGCGCCACCAGCGAAATCATCGACCGCTTGCCAATGTCGTGCTGGAGGCGCAGCACGCCGGAGTTGACGTTCTCGTAGACCTCCCGGCCGTTCGCGTCCTTGCCGGTGAAGTCGCGGTGCTGGATGTCCATCATCGCGAAGTTCGTGTCGCCAATCTTGCCGGTGAGCTGCAACCCGCCCCACACCCGGTCATGCGGCCTGAGCGCGATGCGGCGCGAGGTGAAGATGTTGATGGGCGCGATGAAGAGGTGCTCGCTCTCCAGGAAGAACTGGCGGCGCTCCGGCAGCAGCGGCTGGTCGGTGTCCAGCAGCAGGAAGCTCTGGTCCGCTTCGGCGTCGCTGAAGTCCGGGTTGGCCGTCAGCTTCATGGACAGCCAGGGGGTGGGGTCGAAGCGCGCGTCCGCGCCCACGTTGGGCCGGAACACGCCGCGGCCGTCGGTGGACTTGAGCGCCACCGTGGTGGCCACGTAAGGGGTGACGCTGAAGATGGAGCGCGGGTTGATGTTCTTGAGCCCGCTCAGGTGCGGGTAGCGGCTCACCTTCGCGCTGTTCACGCCGTCCGGCGTCCAGTTGCTCCACTCCTGGTTGCGCGACTGCTCGCGGTCCAGGAGCATGCCGAACGTCAGCTCCTCCTTCTTCTCGAACTGGAAGTTCGCGAACGGGATGCGCACCTCCGCGATCCACCCGTCCGACACCACCGTGGACTTCGTCTCCCACTCGCCGCGCCAGTTGGTGGAGAACGCCTCGCCGTCATCCACGATGCGCCCGTCGGTGCGCACGCCCAGCGGGTTGGTCCAGAAGAAGTACGCGTTGCGGTGGTCCAGGTACGTGTCCAGGATGACGGTGATGTTGTCCTCCTGGTGGAGGAACCCCTCGTTCTGCATGGTGTAGCCGGTGATGCGCTCCGGCTTGGAGTCCAGGCAGTGGAAGAGGAAGTAGAGGTTGTCGCTGTCGTAGAGGATGCGGACCTTGGTGTCGTCCGGCGCGGGGCGGCCGTAGTCCACGCGCGTGAGGAACCAGTTGCCAATCTCCGGCGCCGTCTGCCACGCCGGCTCGTCCCCCTTGCCGTCGATGGTGATGGCTTCCTTCGTTGGCGTCGCCGTGACCTTGTAGGTCGAATCGGCGAAGCCCAGGGCGGGCACCAGCGCGACACACAGCGCGGCGCCCCAGCGACACACGTTTCGTAAGGGGCTCATCCGGGCTCCGAGTTGGGGTTGAGCGCGGCCACCGGCGCCGCGACAGGGGGAAGTTCCGGGGACTCGCGGACCCTCGACACACAGCCGAGGGCCAGCACGAGGGCCGCCGAGGAGAGGAGGAACGTGAAGCCGATGCCGGCCTTCTGCGCGACGAGGCCGTAGGTGATGGGCGCGAGCACGCCCGCCAGCGCCGCGCTGGAGCCCAGCGCCCCCATGAAGCGGCCGCGCTCCGCGGGCGACGGCACCTGCTCCACCACCAGCGCCGCCGCGGAGCCGCGGTGCAGGCCATCCGGCACCGCGAGCAGCACCCACGACGCCACCAGCGCGCCCAGCGCGTATCCGCGCGGCAGCCACCCGGAGGCGCCGAGCACCGCCGCCATCACCGCCATGCCGGCCAGGCCCGGCGTGATGAGGCCCACGCGCCGGGGCAGCCGGTCCGACAGCCGGCCGCCAAAGGGCTGCACGAAGGCGAACACGAGCCAGGACACCGCCACCAGCGGCCCCACCAGCTCCCCGGGCGCGCCCAGCTCCACCGCGTACAGCGGCAGGTACGTGGGAAACAGCGCCAGCGCGAAGGTGAAGAAGAACTGCCAGAGGAACAGGCCCGAAAGGCGCGGGTGGTCCTTCACGTAGGTGAAGGGGGACACGAGCCCCTGGAGCGCCAGCGCCCAGCCCGTCCGCACCCCGCCCGCCCCCGCGCGGGGCGCGGGCTGGGAGTCGTCCAGCGACAGCAGCAGCAGGCTGCCCACCAGGAACAGGGCGCCCGCGAGGAAGAAGGTGCCGCTCACCGACAGCGCGCGGATGACCGCCGAGGAGGCGAACAGCGCCGCCACGAACACCAGGTTCGAGGTGGCATCCAGCATCGCGAAGATGGTGGCGCGCTGCTTCGTGGGCGCGAAGTCCGCCACCATCGCGTTGGACACGGGCGCCGCGCTGCGCGCCAGGAGCATCTTCAAGATCATCACCGCCGCGAGCGGCGTCGGGTCGTCCACCAGCGCCACCGCCGGCACCATCAGCGACGTGAGCAGCGACAGCCCCACCACGAAGGGCTTGCGGCCATGGCGGTCCGACAGTGCGCCCAGCACCGGCTGCGCGAAGATGGGCAGCAGCGAGCCCACGGTGTAGAGCAGGCCAATCTGCTGGAAATCCAGCCCGCGCGAGCGCAGGTACAACGGCATCACCGGGTTGAGCAGGCCCGCGGCCACCATGCCCACCAGCCCCGAGCCGAGCATCACCCGCAGGTTGCCCAGCCCCTTCGTCAACCCATACATCTCCCGGAGGGCCTGCACGCCCTGGCGGATCATGGCGCCTCCGGCTTCGTGACGGCCGCCGCGTCCGCGCGCGGCTCCAACCCCAGCACCGCCGACACCGCCCGCGTGAGCGTGGGCACCGGCCGCACGTCCAGCGCCGTCAGGGCATGCGCGTCGAAACCGCTGTCCTCCGGCACGTACACGGCCACCCTCCCCGCCTGGGGAAACACCTGCTTCACGTAGGACTGGGCCACGCCCAGCTTTCCCTGGAGGAACTCGCGCGGCGCGGGCGCGAGCCGCTCACCGTGCTCCTCCAGCGCCACCCCCGTGCCCAGGAAGGGCGACGGCAGCGGGCGGCCGCTCAGGAGCGCCACCCAGGCGACGAACAACGGCAACGACGCGCTCCGGCCATCCAGCGTCACGTTCCCGCCGCGCGCGCGGACGTGCAGGTCGGTCTGCTCCCACGGCAGCGCGTAGCGCGCCCTGCCCAGCGCCGCGAGGTGCTGGACGTGCCGCTGCCAGACGGGCGTGAAGACCGAACCTCGCGACGCGTCCAACCACACGCATCCCTGGCCGGGACCCACGCGGATCTCCACGGGCACGACGCGAAAGAGCGCGCATCCGCCGACGTCCGCCTGGGTGAAGAGCAACAACTGGAGCGAATCTGGCGACATGGGCGGGCGTCAGGGATTGAAAAGACAGCCGGGTGGAGGCGCACGGCCTCCACCCGGCCGTGATGGCACTACGCCGCCCGCCGGACGGCGCCCGTCTCAGGGGCAATGCCCCCACAACACATGCACCTGCCGGACGAAGCGATACAGCGGACGAGCCTGGTCTTGAGGTCCATGGTGTTTCTCCAGACGACGGGTGATGGCGGGCGGAGCGGCGCGACTACTCCGCGCGGATGACCACGCTCATGCCGTTGGAGCAGGTGCACTTGTCGGACGACGCGGCGACGCGGACGATCTGGGCCTGGGTGTACATGTTGGGATTCTCCTGGTTCAGGTTGGGTACTGCGGGATGCAACAGACGGAGCGGAACTACTCCGCCACGTTGTTCGACAGCACCACCATGCCGTTGGAGCAGGTGCACTTGTCGGACGACGCGGCGACGCGGACGATCTGGGCCTGGGTGTACATGGTGTTTCTCCTTGGTTGGATTTGCTGCGGGACAACCACTGCCGTGAAGCGCGGTGAAGCATGAACAGGGGGTCTGACATTCCCTGTCGTCCTCAGCTCGCTCCACCCAGCCGTGAAACACAGGTCTCACGACTGGCTTTCGCGGACGTCCCGACGTCAGGACGCACGCGAAACCCGGAGCCGGGGCATGGCGCTGCCGACCCTCCCCAGGAGGGGGCTCCTCGAACGGTGTGATGCCTTTGCGCGCCGCGCGGAAGCAGGAGGACCCGCGGCGCCCCGGGATGCGGGGGGAGGCTTCAGGAACTCAGCGGACGGCGGGCGAGGGCTCGCACAGCCCCAGCTCCTGGAACTGCGCCACGGTGCGCTGGACGTCCGCGAGGATGGTGGCCTCCTGGCCCTGCGCCTCCAGCCCCCGGGCGAGGGTCTGCACGGCGTCCTCCAGCGACGTGCCGCCCCGGCACAGCTCGAAGATGCGGGCGGCCGTCTCGTTCACGCGGAAGACCTCTCCGCCCTCGGTGTCCATGAGGAAGAAGGCTCCGTCCTGCTGCTGGACGATGACACCGGAAGTCGTGCGGGGCAGGCTCAAGACATCCCCCTTCAGGACCGCGATCCGCCGGGTGCTCCCAGGAAGACCCTGGAGCCAGACCCGAGCCGCGTGTTGATGAATGTATCTAGATACCTTCGCACGCACTGTCAATGTCACACAGACTCTGGGTTTGCCGGCCGCGGGGCGCGAATATGACGTCTGGCGTATGGGAAGAAACGCGGGGATTGCCGTGGCGCGTCGTACGTCGGGTGTGCGCTGGTGGGCGGTGCGACGGGGGGGTGGCTTCACCCGGGGGCCCAGGGGTGCCAACGTGGCCCGGGTGAGAAGCACTGAGCGTACGAACCGTCGGGTGGGGACGGTCCCGGAGGAGCCAGAGGCGGAGTACCGCCTCCTCGACGACATGCCCCTGGGCGTGTTCGTGCTCCGGGACGGCGTGCTCGTGCACGCGAACGCCGCGCTGGCGCGGCTCGTGGGCGCGCCCCGTGAAGAGCTGGTGGGGCAGCCGGTGACGGCGCTGCTGGAGGAGCCCCAGGCGGACACCCCGGTGGATCGGCTGGCGCGGCGGCTGGGCTCGGCGCCGGTGGCGGGCACCTACGAGGCCTGGCTGAGGACCGCGGGCGGCGGGATGCGCGTGGAATTGACGGTGCATTCGCATGCCAGGGATTGGGTGGTGCAGGCGCGGGATGTGACGTCGCGGGTGCGCCGACGCACGGTGCTGAGAAAGTTGGCGGAGCTGGGCGGGCAGGTGCGCGCGCTGCATTCCGAGGAGGCGGTGCGCGAGGAGGTGTTCCGCGGGCTGGAGGCGCTGGAGCTGGGGTTCGCGTGGTTGACGCCCCGGGGCGTGGGGGTGGAGCTGTCGGTGGCGGGGCTCGCGCCCCGGCTGGTGCCGCACGCGCCCGCGCTGGGCGGCCGGGTGCCGGTGGAGACGATGGGCGGCTGGGCCCCGGCGCTGGTGCGCACCTGGCGCGACGGCAGCGCGTGGGTGGAGGACCTGGGCGTGGAGGCGTCGCGGTTCGTGCCGGAGGCGCGCATGGACACGGTGCTGGCGGTGTTCCAGCGCGCGGAGCCGCACCGCGCGGTGGGGGTGCGCATCGACGTGGAGAACGCGCCCCTGGCCATGCTGCTGCTGGCGGCGGAGTGGCTGAGCGAGGAGGACGTGGCCGCGGTGCGGCTGTTCGGACAGCAGGTGTCGTCCGCGCTGGACGCGGCGCGCACCATCCAGCGGCTGAGCGTGCGCGCCACGGCGCTCTCCGCGCTGGGGCGGCTGGCGTCCCAGGCGGCGTCCGCGCCGCACCCGCGCGCCTTCTTCGGCTCAGGCACGGAGGAGATCGCCGGGCTGCTGTCCTGCGACGCGGTGTGCCTGCTGCTGCCGGCGGACTCGCGCCACGAGCCGGGCGAGCCGCTGGAGCTGGTGTACGCGCGCGGCCTGTCCGAGGACGCGGTGGCCCGGGTGCGCCGCGCGCGCCTGGGGTCGCTGCCCCGCCCCAGCGGGATGAGCGACGGGGTGCAGGTGCTGGACGCGGAGGCCTGCCCCGCGCCCACGCGCGACGCGCTGCGCGCCCTGGCCTTCCAGACGCTGGTGTCGGTGCCGCTGCGGGTGCGCTCGCGCGGCGTGGGCACGCTGAGCGTGCTGTTCCACGCGCGGCGGCGGCTCACCCCGCTGGAGCTGGAGACGCTCCAGGGCATGGGCACGCACTTCGCGGCGGCCATTGAATCCCACCGGCTGCTGGACGAGGTGCGCGGGCGGGCGGAGGACCTGGCGCTGATGCACGAGGTGGGCAAGGCGCTGGCGGCCACGCTGGAGTTGGATCGGCTGCTGGCCACGGGCGTCACCAGCCTGGCGCGCATCGTGGACGTGCCGGACGCCTACGTGCTCCTGCCGGACGCGAAGGGGGAGCGGCTGGCCATCCGCGCGGCGACGGGCGGGCACCCGGAGCTGGTGGGCCGGGACCTGCCGCTGGATTTGTCCCCGCACTCGCTGGCCGGCGAGGTGTTCCGCACGCGCCAGCCGCTGCGGGTGGAGGACGCGCGCGTGGACGTGCGGATGGACGACGAGCTGCGCCGGGCCACGGACGGCGTGGCGTACATGGTGCTGCCGCTCGCCGTGCACGCGCAGATGGTGGGCGTGGCGGTGATGGTGGAGACGCGCCGGCCCCGCCGCTTCACGCCCTCGGAGCTGGAGCGGGCGGACGCCATCGCCAACCAGCTGTCGCTGGCGCTGGAAGGGGCGCGGCTGGTGGAGGACCTGAAGAAGAGCTACGCGGAGCTGGCGCGCGCGCAGGAGCAGTTGGTGCACCGCGAGCGGCTGGCCGCGCTGGGCGAGCTGTCCGCCGTCGTGGCCCACGAGGTGCGCAACCCCCTGGGCGCCATCTTCAATTCGGTGGCCACCATCCGCCGCATCATCGGCGCGGAGAGCCCGGCGGCGCCGCTGGTGGACATCGTGGGGGAGGAGGCGGACCGGCTCAACCGCATCGTCGCGGACCTGCTCACCTTCGCGCGCCCCCCGTCGCCGCACCTGTATCCCGTGTCCGTGACGCAGCTGCTGGAGGAGGCGGTGGGCGGCGCGCTGTCGGACGCGGGCGGCCAGACGCCGCCGCCGGTGAACGTGGAGTGGATGATGGAGGAGGGCGTGCCGTCGGTGACGGTGGACGAGCGGCTCATCCGCCAGGCCTTCCTCAACCTGGCCCTCAACGCGGTGCAGGCCATGCCCCAGGGCGGCACGCTGCGGGTGGTGGCCCGGCGGGCGTGGCTGGACCGGCCCGGCGTGCAGGTGGAGATCAGCGACACCGGGCCGGGCATCCCGCTGGAGCTGCGCGCGCGCGTCTTCGAGCCCTTCTTCACCACCAAGGCGCAGGGCACCGGCCTGGGGCTCGCCGTGGTGAAGCGCATCGTGGATTCGCACCTGGGACAGCTGGGGCTGGACGTGCCGGAGACAGGGGGCACCGTCTTCCGGCTCTTCCTCCCGCTGGAGCCGCCCGTGCTCCCGGTGCTGCCGCTGACGGGCGGCTGACACACCCTTGCGCGTGCAGTGAACAGTCGCCACCCCGGGCGCGTTTTCGCCGGGCGCTCCCTGCCCACCACCGGTACGCAGGGGCCGCACCTTCCAGGGAGGCGGATGATGCACCGGGGTCATGTCGTGGCAGGGGTCGTGGCGTGCTTGTTCGGCTTCATGGGCGTGGCGCGCGCGGAGGCACTGCCCGTCGACGTTCCGTTCAAGGCCCGGAAGGAGGAGCCTCGCGTGGAGCTGCGCGCGGTGGCGGAGCTGGGCTTCCTGGACGTGCTGTCACACAGCCTCGTCCAGGGCCGCGACGGGACCTCCTTCCGGTTCCCGGAGGACGGAGGGCAGGACAACCTCTACACCTTCGTGCGCCTGAGCGCGGAGCTGGCCCTGCGCGGGCGGCACACGCTCATCTTCCTGGTGCAGCCGCTGGACATCCAGACGCAGGTGGTGCTGCGGCGGGACATCCGGCTGGACGGGCTCACGTTCCCGGAGGGCACGCCGCTGGACGTGCGCTACGCGTTCCCGTTCTACCGGGCCAGCTACCTGTATGACCTGCTGGGCGGCCCCGCGCGGGAGCTGTCGGCGGGCGCGTCGCTGC
The DNA window shown above is from Corallococcus soli and carries:
- a CDS encoding outer membrane protein, with translation MACLFGFMGVARAEALPVDVPFKARKEEPRVELRAVAELGFLDVLSHSLVQGRDGTSFRFPEDGGQDNLYTFVRLSAELALRGRHTLIFLVQPLDIQTQVVLRRDIRLDGLTFPEGTPLDVRYAFPFYRASYLYDLLGGPARELSAGASLQLRNATFVFTSADGTLRRANRDVGPVPLLKVRGRWALSENWWVGVEADGSYAPVALINGDDDSDTVGALLDASLRGGVRLTDQVEVFLNLRYLGGGARGTSDDNEEEFGDGYTSNWLSTATVSLGVQYRLPSAD
- a CDS encoding carbohydrate binding family 9 domain-containing protein, with amino-acid sequence MSPLRNVCRWGAALCVALVPALGFADSTYKVTATPTKEAITIDGKGDEPAWQTAPEIGNWFLTRVDYGRPAPDDTKVRILYDSDNLYFLFHCLDSKPERITGYTMQNEGFLHQEDNITVILDTYLDHRNAYFFWTNPLGVRTDGRIVDDGEAFSTNWRGEWETKSTVVSDGWIAEVRIPFANFQFEKKEELTFGMLLDREQSRNQEWSNWTPDGVNSAKVSRYPHLSGLKNINPRSIFSVTPYVATTVALKSTDGRGVFRPNVGADARFDPTPWLSMKLTANPDFSDAEADQSFLLLDTDQPLLPERRQFFLESEHLFIAPINIFTSRRIALRPHDRVWGGLQLTGKIGDTNFAMMDIQHRDFTGKDANGREVYENVNSGVLRLQHDIGKRSMISLVALNRSGRGGIFGDSDFQTVGVDGNFHLFEEFFIQAQALKSWSPLGNDDSDAYHVGLHRFDTLSEFWLQFEDIGKNYANPLGWTPVVDKQGYNSRLFLNPFPKWRFLPRLDVTWDTLWRRNHEHQRTRWRQRLNVQPYLHHDFALIFDGVYDDNLGFRDRFGTFGFTLFPHDWQNYTLTAIGGRFLGGQIRGLNGAVNMKLGRHFVAKLSGFYTRNFDVPENSDLFGTSGDGHSFSGYAQLRYHFSPDLYARLTLQKGVVYELADYNSVNGVFVDAMVGWHYRQWSDIFLVYTDQPFGGSQERRILSKISFNY
- a CDS encoding MFS transporter; this translates as MIRQGVQALREMYGLTKGLGNLRVMLGSGLVGMVAAGLLNPVMPLYLRSRGLDFQQIGLLYTVGSLLPIFAQPVLGALSDRHGRKPFVVGLSLLTSLMVPAVALVDDPTPLAAVMILKMLLARSAAPVSNAMVADFAPTKQRATIFAMLDATSNLVFVAALFASSAVIRALSVSGTFFLAGALFLVGSLLLLSLDDSQPAPRAGAGGVRTGWALALQGLVSPFTYVKDHPRLSGLFLWQFFFTFALALFPTYLPLYAVELGAPGELVGPLVAVSWLVFAFVQPFGGRLSDRLPRRVGLITPGLAGMAVMAAVLGASGWLPRGYALGALVASWVLLAVPDGLHRGSAAALVVEQVPSPAERGRFMGALGSSAALAGVLAPITYGLVAQKAGIGFTFLLSSAALVLALGCVSRVRESPELPPVAAPVAALNPNSEPG
- a CDS encoding ATP-binding protein; translation: MGTVPEEPEAEYRLLDDMPLGVFVLRDGVLVHANAALARLVGAPREELVGQPVTALLEEPQADTPVDRLARRLGSAPVAGTYEAWLRTAGGGMRVELTVHSHARDWVVQARDVTSRVRRRTVLRKLAELGGQVRALHSEEAVREEVFRGLEALELGFAWLTPRGVGVELSVAGLAPRLVPHAPALGGRVPVETMGGWAPALVRTWRDGSAWVEDLGVEASRFVPEARMDTVLAVFQRAEPHRAVGVRIDVENAPLAMLLLAAEWLSEEDVAAVRLFGQQVSSALDAARTIQRLSVRATALSALGRLASQAASAPHPRAFFGSGTEEIAGLLSCDAVCLLLPADSRHEPGEPLELVYARGLSEDAVARVRRARLGSLPRPSGMSDGVQVLDAEACPAPTRDALRALAFQTLVSVPLRVRSRGVGTLSVLFHARRRLTPLELETLQGMGTHFAAAIESHRLLDEVRGRAEDLALMHEVGKALAATLELDRLLATGVTSLARIVDVPDAYVLLPDAKGERLAIRAATGGHPELVGRDLPLDLSPHSLAGEVFRTRQPLRVEDARVDVRMDDELRRATDGVAYMVLPLAVHAQMVGVAVMVETRRPRRFTPSELERADAIANQLSLALEGARLVEDLKKSYAELARAQEQLVHRERLAALGELSAVVAHEVRNPLGAIFNSVATIRRIIGAESPAAPLVDIVGEEADRLNRIVADLLTFARPPSPHLYPVSVTQLLEEAVGGALSDAGGQTPPPVNVEWMMEEGVPSVTVDERLIRQAFLNLALNAVQAMPQGGTLRVVARRAWLDRPGVQVEISDTGPGIPLELRARVFEPFFTTKAQGTGLGLAVVKRIVDSHLGQLGLDVPETGGTVFRLFLPLEPPVLPVLPLTGG
- a CDS encoding PqqD family protein, with the translated sequence MSLPRTTSGVIVQQQDGAFFLMDTEGGEVFRVNETAARIFELCRGGTSLEDAVQTLARGLEAQGQEATILADVQRTVAQFQELGLCEPSPAVR